A DNA window from Paenibacillus segetis contains the following coding sequences:
- a CDS encoding ABC transporter permease, producing MTRKMGYHRILIGFLLVYLLLPLIATALYAFAGKWDHTILPETWTLDWFRQMSLDARFLESLWNSFYLCGISVLLSLVVMLPTVFIVTVYFPRWEFLFKSLVVLPYAIPGIVAAVGLIRAYSSGPIAISGTAYILIGAYFVAILPYMYQGLRNSMLTVDAPALLDAAEMLGVSKITAFRTVILPNILPGVTVSILLSFSVLFGEFVLTNMLVGGQIETVQIYLYKRLAESGHLASTIAILYFSFILLVSIGLTKIGNLMKGGLRL from the coding sequence ATGACTCGTAAAATGGGATATCACCGCATCCTCATCGGCTTCCTGCTGGTATATTTGCTGCTCCCATTAATCGCAACAGCGCTGTACGCTTTTGCTGGCAAATGGGATCATACCATTCTACCGGAGACGTGGACGCTAGATTGGTTTCGACAGATGTCGCTCGACGCCAGATTTCTAGAATCGTTATGGAATTCCTTCTATCTATGTGGCATTAGTGTCCTACTCAGTCTGGTTGTCATGTTACCGACCGTGTTTATCGTCACCGTTTATTTTCCACGCTGGGAGTTCCTGTTCAAAAGTTTGGTGGTTCTCCCCTATGCGATTCCGGGTATTGTTGCTGCTGTGGGACTTATTCGTGCTTACTCCAGTGGCCCCATCGCCATTTCCGGCACAGCTTATATTCTCATCGGAGCTTATTTTGTCGCCATCCTACCTTATATGTACCAAGGGCTGCGCAACAGTATGTTGACTGTAGATGCCCCTGCGCTACTGGATGCCGCTGAAATGCTCGGTGTGAGTAAAATAACTGCCTTCCGTACCGTGATCCTCCCCAATATTTTGCCTGGTGTGACGGTATCGATCCTGTTGTCCTTCTCGGTGCTCTTTGGTGAGTTTGTACTGACCAACATGCTGGTTGGCGGTCAAATTGAGACGGTTCAGATCTATTTATATAAACGACTCGCGGAAAGCGGGCACTTAGCTAGTACGATCGCCATTCTTTATTTTTCATTTATATTGCTCGTTTCGATTGGCTTAACCAAAATAGGCAACTTAATGAAAGGAGGGCTCCGACTATGA
- a CDS encoding ABC transporter permease — MKKKRGRRAWVLLGLLPFALLIIGFLLVPVLSMLTGSFMNDDGNAFSLEQYVTALTNAFYFKAIQNSVLISFFSSLAGIIIGALAAYSITRFSPAVRNRVLLMSNMTSNFAGIPLAFAYIILLGNNGIFTLLFHEWGWDIFAGFNLYSWSGLTLVYVYFQIPLAILLVYPSFYGIREQWREASYLLGASPAKFWITVGLPCIAPALLGTLGILFANAMGAYATAYALVGSNYNLLAVRISSLVTGDVVTRPQLGSALAVLLAVTSIAAVWINSMMTRKVAAFTAGPSESPQSKRKTRFLSTKRAPINKTSLSGRESA, encoded by the coding sequence GTGAAAAAGAAACGTGGGCGACGTGCATGGGTCCTGTTAGGACTACTGCCATTTGCCCTGTTAATCATAGGGTTCCTGCTAGTGCCTGTTCTCTCCATGTTAACTGGAAGTTTCATGAACGATGATGGTAATGCCTTCAGTTTAGAACAATATGTAACGGCATTGACTAACGCTTTTTATTTCAAAGCCATTCAGAATAGCGTGCTCATCTCATTCTTCTCCAGTCTAGCAGGGATCATAATCGGCGCATTAGCTGCCTATTCTATCACCCGCTTCTCCCCAGCAGTCCGAAACCGGGTGCTATTGATGTCTAACATGACCTCCAATTTTGCGGGAATTCCGCTGGCTTTCGCTTATATTATTCTGCTTGGAAATAACGGCATCTTCACCCTGCTGTTCCATGAATGGGGCTGGGATATCTTTGCTGGATTCAATCTATATAGTTGGTCGGGATTAACACTGGTCTATGTGTATTTCCAAATTCCACTGGCGATTCTACTCGTCTACCCTTCTTTTTATGGCATTCGTGAGCAGTGGCGTGAAGCTTCTTATTTACTAGGTGCCTCCCCCGCTAAATTCTGGATTACAGTTGGACTGCCTTGTATCGCTCCGGCCTTACTAGGTACACTAGGCATCCTGTTTGCCAATGCGATGGGTGCTTATGCTACGGCTTACGCCCTCGTTGGTAGCAACTATAATCTGCTAGCTGTGAGAATCAGTTCGCTGGTCACCGGGGATGTCGTCACCCGGCCACAGCTAGGTTCAGCACTTGCCGTATTACTGGCTGTCACCTCCATAGCAGCGGTGTGGATCAACAGCATGATGACTCGTAAGGTTGCCGCTTTTACGGCTGGGCCTTCGGAGTCCCCTCAGTCGAAACGTAAAACAAGATTCCTATCCACTAAGAGAGCGCCTATAAATAAGACATCCTTATCCGGGAGGGAATCAGCATGA
- a CDS encoding ABC transporter substrate-binding protein — protein MKKRWSKGTGVVLTLALVTVLSACSGGNKDTANVASAGGNSTGQVISLEELTKLAKEEGKVVSVGMPDSWANWKDTWSDITTKYGIDHQDTDMSSAEEIAKFDAEKNKPTADIGDVGVAFGPVAVAQGVTQPYKTANWDEIPSWGKDADGHWVVGYQGTISFLTDKNLVKNAPTSWEDLKNGDYKIVVGDVTKAAQAQMAVLAAAIAFGGDESNIEPGIKFFEDLAKQKRISLSEASPANIEKGEVPVTILWDFNSLGYRDQFDKDRFDVTIPKEGSVVSGYATIINKYAPHPNAAKLTRDYILSDEGQINLAKGYARPIRASVKLPEDVAAKLLPADQYTNAKPVGDYKVWEETAKTLPQLWQERILVHLN, from the coding sequence ATGAAGAAGAGATGGTCAAAGGGTACGGGGGTCGTTCTGACACTTGCGCTAGTTACGGTTCTGTCAGCTTGCTCGGGGGGAAATAAAGACACGGCAAATGTTGCTTCGGCAGGTGGAAACTCCACTGGTCAGGTGATCAGTCTTGAAGAGTTAACTAAGCTAGCTAAGGAAGAGGGCAAGGTTGTCAGTGTGGGAATGCCTGATAGCTGGGCAAATTGGAAGGACACCTGGTCCGACATCACAACAAAATATGGAATCGACCATCAAGATACCGACATGTCTAGTGCTGAGGAAATCGCTAAGTTCGATGCGGAGAAGAATAAGCCAACTGCTGACATCGGCGATGTCGGGGTAGCCTTTGGTCCTGTAGCGGTTGCACAAGGCGTAACACAACCTTACAAAACGGCTAATTGGGATGAAATTCCTAGCTGGGGCAAGGATGCCGACGGTCATTGGGTTGTAGGATACCAAGGGACCATCTCTTTTCTAACAGATAAAAATTTAGTCAAGAACGCACCAACAAGCTGGGAAGATCTCAAGAACGGCGATTATAAAATCGTTGTCGGAGATGTAACCAAAGCGGCACAAGCGCAAATGGCTGTTCTTGCAGCAGCAATCGCTTTTGGTGGGGATGAAAGTAATATTGAGCCTGGCATTAAGTTTTTCGAAGATTTAGCAAAACAAAAACGTATCTCCCTTTCTGAAGCATCTCCCGCAAATATCGAGAAGGGTGAAGTACCTGTAACCATTCTCTGGGATTTCAACTCCCTTGGATACCGGGACCAATTTGACAAGGATCGCTTCGATGTAACGATTCCTAAGGAAGGTAGCGTTGTAAGTGGCTACGCAACCATTATTAATAAATATGCACCCCACCCTAATGCAGCTAAGCTGACAAGAGATTACATTCTCAGTGATGAAGGTCAAATCAATTTGGCCAAAGGCTATGCTAGACCGATTCGTGCGAGCGTTAAGCTTCCAGAAGATGTAGCTGCCAAACTGCTCCCAGCAGATCAATATACGAATGCTAAACCCGTAGGCGATTACAAAGTATGGGAAGAAACAGCAAAGACTTTACCACAACTTTGGCAGGAACGTATTCTTGTTCATTTGAACTAA
- a CDS encoding serine hydrolase domain-containing protein: protein MRKLKWITVFILLMAMIVTGCMYNGPKNSIGSMGQNEGKAFVWPESTPSEQGMNQERLTQAEEQILSNHRRIDSLLIIKNGYLVYEKYFNGKSGEMTTGVFSITKSIISALTGIAIEQGYITGTDQKLSSVLTEMSKQSDSQKMNITIHDALTLSGGLASVDDDFENWIQSPDYLQFAMDKPMVSDPGTVFKYSTGLPHMLSVILTRTTGMSTKEYADQNLFGPLDIVNYQWQQDSTGMYNGGTNLSMLPRDMAKLGYLYLQHGKWRGEQIIPEAWVDESTRKQINVDADNDYGYLFWLKMMSDGQGNKISAYEAVGYGGQHIRVIPELNTVVVITSNIASSEVSDPNELMEKYILPALR from the coding sequence ATGAGAAAATTGAAATGGATCACCGTGTTCATTCTATTAATGGCAATGATAGTAACTGGGTGTATGTATAATGGACCTAAAAACTCAATAGGTAGTATGGGACAGAATGAGGGGAAAGCTTTTGTTTGGCCGGAATCAACGCCATCAGAGCAGGGGATGAACCAAGAGCGCTTAACACAAGCGGAAGAGCAAATCCTATCAAATCATAGAAGAATAGATAGTCTGCTTATTATCAAAAATGGTTATTTGGTGTATGAGAAATATTTCAATGGGAAAAGCGGTGAGATGACAACGGGTGTGTTCTCCATTACCAAAAGTATTATTTCCGCCTTAACTGGAATTGCCATAGAACAAGGGTATATTACGGGGACTGATCAGAAATTATCTTCGGTGCTAACGGAGATGTCGAAGCAATCGGATAGCCAGAAAATGAATATTACAATACACGATGCACTGACACTGTCAGGGGGGCTTGCGTCCGTTGATGATGATTTTGAGAACTGGATTCAAAGCCCAGATTATCTTCAATTTGCAATGGATAAGCCCATGGTAAGCGATCCGGGAACTGTTTTTAAATATAGCACGGGTCTTCCGCATATGCTGTCGGTGATCTTGACTCGAACTACGGGTATGTCTACGAAAGAATACGCGGATCAAAATCTGTTTGGTCCATTGGATATTGTGAATTACCAGTGGCAGCAGGACTCTACTGGGATGTACAACGGTGGTACAAATTTATCGATGTTGCCGAGGGATATGGCGAAGCTGGGATATCTGTACCTGCAACATGGAAAGTGGAGAGGAGAACAGATTATACCTGAAGCCTGGGTGGACGAATCTACGCGCAAACAAATCAATGTAGATGCTGATAATGACTATGGTTATCTATTTTGGTTAAAGATGATGAGCGATGGACAAGGGAATAAGATATCCGCTTATGAGGCAGTTGGTTATGGAGGGCAGCACATTCGGGTAATTCCAGAATTGAATACGGTGGTTGTTATTACCTCAAATATCGCATCCTCCGAGGTATCTGATCCTAATGAATTGATGGAGAAATATATTCTCCCTGCACTACGTTAA
- a CDS encoding YitT family protein: MNLDKYPPLLSKPIKASLKPAEEVAIILISSLLVAAGVNLFLIPHQLLSGGVTGVASIVGYLTNWNISILYFIINVPLIIWGWKSVGRRYIILSCISVVSTSWFMSIIPQVQVTKDPILGAVFGGIISAAGIGYSLRVGGSTGGFDIVGSIVTRRRDVPMGNILFILNGAVILALGFYKSWDLALYSMLSTFVKGKVVDMIHVGHIKVTCFIVTKKKDQMLCQLRKLHHGITCVHSEGGYSEEENHMLMTVTTRYELAAVRKTVAETDNQAFMNVVQSTEILGRFSRPLK, from the coding sequence ATGAATCTCGATAAATATCCACCGCTCCTAAGTAAACCGATCAAAGCTTCCCTCAAACCTGCCGAAGAAGTTGCTATTATTCTTATATCCTCACTTCTAGTCGCTGCCGGAGTCAATCTGTTTCTGATACCGCATCAGCTTCTATCCGGTGGAGTAACAGGTGTGGCGTCGATCGTCGGATATTTAACAAATTGGAATATTTCTATCCTGTATTTCATTATTAATGTCCCTCTCATCATATGGGGCTGGAAATCTGTAGGAAGACGGTATATCATTCTAAGCTGTATCTCCGTCGTCAGTACCTCCTGGTTCATGTCGATTATCCCTCAAGTCCAAGTAACCAAAGACCCCATTCTCGGCGCTGTGTTCGGAGGAATCATCTCTGCCGCAGGTATTGGCTACTCACTTCGTGTTGGTGGTTCAACCGGAGGTTTTGACATCGTTGGATCGATTGTAACCCGTAGACGAGATGTTCCGATGGGGAACATTCTGTTCATCCTTAACGGAGCTGTTATTCTAGCTCTGGGATTCTACAAAAGCTGGGACCTTGCGCTTTACTCCATGCTATCCACCTTTGTCAAAGGGAAAGTCGTAGACATGATCCATGTCGGACATATTAAGGTCACCTGCTTTATCGTTACCAAGAAAAAAGATCAGATGCTCTGCCAATTACGTAAGCTTCATCATGGGATTACTTGCGTACATAGTGAAGGTGGGTACAGCGAAGAAGAGAATCATATGCTGATGACGGTGACAACCCGTTATGAGTTAGCCGCCGTCCGCAAGACGGTTGCGGAAACTGACAATCAAGCTTTTATGAATGTGGTCCAGTCCACGGAAATACTCGGACGATTCTCCAGACCACTTAAATAA
- a CDS encoding response regulator transcription factor codes for MDTTLLIVEDDISLNKGIALTLAQNDIKIKQAYDLATAEALFATGGIDLIILDVNLPDGSGLDFCEQIRRVSKVPIIFLTANDMECDIVTGFELGGDDYITKPFSLMVLRARVMAVLRRSDQYNEDKLIIDHMTFDFGKMEFRKNNQAITLSKTEQKLLKMLVTNKGNILTREQLMDKIWTHEAEFVDENALTVTIRRLRGKIEDEPSEPKYIKTVYGLGYVWAMGSHANG; via the coding sequence ATGGATACAACTTTACTTATAGTAGAAGACGATATCAGTCTGAATAAGGGGATTGCGCTGACGCTTGCTCAGAACGATATTAAGATAAAACAAGCCTACGATCTGGCAACAGCCGAGGCTCTATTTGCTACGGGCGGGATTGACTTGATCATCCTGGATGTCAATCTTCCTGATGGTAGTGGGCTTGATTTCTGTGAGCAAATACGTCGTGTATCGAAGGTGCCGATTATATTTCTGACCGCAAACGACATGGAATGTGATATTGTAACTGGCTTTGAACTTGGCGGGGATGATTACATTACCAAACCATTCAGTTTGATGGTATTGCGTGCTAGAGTCATGGCGGTATTGCGAAGATCTGATCAATATAACGAGGACAAGCTAATCATTGATCATATGACATTTGATTTTGGCAAGATGGAGTTTCGGAAGAATAATCAAGCAATAACGCTGAGCAAGACAGAACAGAAGTTATTGAAGATGCTTGTAACGAATAAAGGAAATATTCTGACTCGTGAGCAGTTGATGGATAAAATTTGGACCCATGAAGCGGAGTTCGTTGATGAGAATGCCCTGACGGTGACCATTCGACGGTTGCGTGGCAAGATTGAAGACGAGCCATCGGAACCTAAATACATCAAGACTGTCTATGGACTAGGTTATGTATGGGCAATGGGTAGCCATGCGAATGGATAA
- a CDS encoding sensor histidine kinase yields the protein MDKGNEHHFNRVYLVFAFLLTVVVVGYTGVILYIADMDHRILWISAVFLVLIFIVGGAWVWTLKYKITGVIRTLDDVIDSAITGQGSERVTGYTETNISSLENKLIRYIEVSTTHDAKVEAEKNKIKELISDISHQTKTPLSNIVLYSQLLDELPQLDESTRGYVLQIKSQSDKLDWLIQSLIKMSRLETGIISIHAMINPVIESITKAMSQVYARAEQNQIEISIACDQAITARHDMKWTSEALFNILENAVKYSAPGGNIHISAQANEMFTRIDISDTGIGIEESELNDIFKRFYRCKATSQYEGVGIGLFLAREIISSQGGYIMATSTVGKGSTFSVYLLRI from the coding sequence ATGGATAAGGGCAACGAGCATCATTTTAATCGAGTCTATCTGGTATTTGCGTTCCTATTAACGGTGGTGGTAGTTGGCTATACTGGGGTGATATTGTATATAGCTGACATGGATCATCGTATCCTCTGGATTTCTGCCGTGTTCCTGGTACTGATTTTTATTGTCGGAGGAGCGTGGGTGTGGACGCTGAAATACAAAATTACCGGAGTCATTAGGACGCTAGACGATGTGATTGATAGTGCCATCACCGGACAAGGATCAGAACGGGTTACAGGATATACCGAGACCAATATTTCATCCCTTGAGAATAAGTTGATTCGCTATATCGAAGTATCTACGACTCATGATGCGAAGGTAGAAGCTGAGAAGAATAAAATTAAAGAGCTGATATCCGACATCTCGCATCAGACCAAGACACCGCTATCGAACATCGTACTGTATAGTCAGCTTTTGGATGAGCTTCCCCAGTTAGATGAGTCTACCCGAGGGTATGTATTGCAGATCAAGTCGCAATCAGACAAGTTGGATTGGTTGATCCAATCCCTCATCAAGATGTCCAGGCTAGAGACGGGCATCATTTCGATTCATGCCATGATCAATCCCGTGATTGAGAGTATAACCAAGGCGATGTCACAGGTGTATGCCCGTGCGGAACAGAATCAGATTGAAATAAGCATAGCCTGCGATCAAGCGATTACAGCCCGTCACGATATGAAGTGGACTAGCGAAGCTCTGTTCAATATCCTGGAGAACGCAGTTAAATATAGTGCCCCTGGGGGAAACATACATATCTCGGCGCAAGCGAATGAAATGTTCACCCGCATAGATATTTCAGACACGGGTATCGGCATTGAAGAGAGCGAGCTTAACGATATATTCAAGCGTTTCTATAGATGTAAGGCGACATCGCAATATGAAGGCGTGGGCATCGGCTTATTTCTGGCCAGAGAAATCATATCCTCTCAAGGGGGATATATCATGGCCACTTCCACTGTCGGAAAGGGATCGACATTTTCAGTCTATTTGCTGCGGATATAG